The genomic segment GCTGCCGGATTTAGTTAAAATTGCATCGCCTGATTTAACAGGGCACTTTTCGTTGTCTACCAGCATTGTGCCTTTACCTGAAACAACATAATATATTTCTTCATCACCCGAATGAGGGTGAAGTCCTATTGACGAACCTTCAGGCAACACCAGCTCCCTGATATATGATATTTTAGTGTCAAATATCCCTGTTTCCATAAGTGTTCTTACCGAATAAGGACCTTTACCGCCATGAGATTTTTCCGCAGAAGTTTCTTTTACATTATCGTGACCTTTAACTATCATAGCTTACTCCTCTTTCAAGTTAGGCACGCCAAGGCTTGCAACTACAAACATTGAAATTCCTATACATAATGTTAAGCAAAGCTTTGCTTTGCAGCTACGGACCAATTGATATTGTAGCCGCAGAGCAATAGCTCTGCTAAATATTAAAATTCCTAAACATTATGGTATAAATACTACTTTTATGGCGGCGCCTTCTCTGAATTTTTTAAATCCTGTTTCCCAGTCTTTCAGTGGAAGTATATCGGTAACCAGAGGTCGGACTTTTATTCTGTTTTGAGAAACAAACTCTATCGCTTTTTCCCATGCTAAATATTTCTGGCTGAATGAACCGGTAACTTTTAACTCTTTATAAACAATCTGGTCCAAATCAACAGTGACCTTAGAACCGAAAATACCAACCTGAGTATATTTACCTTGTTTTCGTAGAAGTTCAAGACCTAACTGTGCAGCAGCATTAGCCCCCGCACACTCTAAAAAAACGTCTACTCCTAAACCATTTGTCAACTTGGATACCAGAGATTTTATATCTTCTTCTTCTATACAAACAACATAATCAGCTCCTAATTCTTTGGCTAATTCAAGCCGTTTTTTATCTTTTTTAGTTCCGGATAATATAACA from the Elusimicrobiota bacterium genome contains:
- a CDS encoding cupin domain-containing protein; translated protein: MIVKGHDNVKETSAEKSHGGKGPYSVRTLMETGIFDTKISYIRELVLPEGSSIGLHPHSGDEEIYYVVSGKGTMLVDNEKCPVKSGDAILTKSGSKHGLLNDSNGELKIFVICVKM